The following coding sequences lie in one Cryptosporangium aurantiacum genomic window:
- a CDS encoding GNAT family N-acetyltransferase — MQTTTLSGTLVRLRVATADDVPALAAIRSKPEVYDRWRGGEDLTGTVAGELTEDDVVVLAVQFEDRVVGAIQWGEEEDPEYRHASIDIYLDPAVHGRGLGTDAVRTLARYLIDERGHHRLVIDPAADNEAAIRCYAKVGFRPVGVMRRYERGPDGGWHDGLLMDLLAEELA, encoded by the coding sequence ATGCAGACGACGACGCTGTCGGGGACGCTGGTGCGCCTGCGTGTGGCGACCGCGGACGACGTACCGGCACTGGCCGCGATCCGGTCGAAGCCCGAGGTGTACGACCGGTGGCGCGGCGGTGAGGACCTGACCGGCACGGTGGCCGGGGAACTGACCGAAGACGACGTCGTCGTGCTGGCCGTCCAATTCGAGGACCGCGTCGTCGGCGCCATCCAGTGGGGCGAGGAGGAGGACCCGGAGTACCGGCACGCCAGCATCGACATCTACCTGGATCCCGCGGTCCACGGTCGTGGCCTGGGCACGGACGCCGTCCGCACGCTCGCCCGGTATCTGATCGACGAGCGCGGTCACCATCGGCTGGTGATCGATCCGGCCGCCGACAACGAGGCGGCGATCCGGTGTTACGCGAAGGTCGGTTTCCGTCCGGTCGGTGTCATGCGTCGCTACGAGCGCGGCCCGGACGGCGGCTGGCACGACGGGTTGCTGATGGATCTCCTCGCCGAGGAACTGGCCTGA
- a CDS encoding DUF4097 family beta strand repeat-containing protein — protein MTTFATPAPIAAELNVPAGRVQFVAADRTDTTVEVRPADASKNRDVKAAERTTVDYADGVLRIQAPAGTNALLGATGSVEVTVQLPAGSRVRTHSAATEFRAIGRLGEVSVEGAYQAITIDEATSVQLTAIDGSVEIGRLNGPAQISTQRGDIRVVEAAGPGTVELTTQSGNIQISAAAGVSASLDAGTGYGRVSNALKNDGVAGLEIRATTSHGDITARSL, from the coding sequence ATGACCACGTTCGCCACCCCCGCCCCGATCGCCGCCGAGCTGAACGTCCCCGCCGGCCGGGTCCAGTTCGTCGCCGCTGACCGGACCGACACCACGGTCGAGGTCCGGCCCGCCGATGCCTCGAAGAACCGGGACGTCAAGGCCGCCGAGCGGACCACCGTCGACTACGCCGACGGCGTGCTGCGGATCCAGGCCCCCGCCGGGACCAACGCACTGCTCGGCGCGACCGGGTCGGTCGAGGTCACCGTGCAGCTGCCGGCCGGCTCCCGGGTCCGGACCCACTCGGCCGCGACCGAGTTCCGGGCCATCGGACGGCTGGGCGAGGTCAGCGTCGAAGGTGCGTACCAGGCGATCACGATCGACGAAGCCACCAGCGTGCAGCTGACCGCGATCGACGGGAGCGTCGAGATCGGCCGGCTCAACGGGCCGGCGCAGATCAGCACCCAGCGCGGTGACATCCGGGTCGTCGAAGCGGCCGGGCCCGGCACCGTCGAACTGACCACCCAGTCCGGGAACATCCAGATCTCTGCCGCCGCGGGCGTCTCGGCCTCGCTTGACGCCGGGACCGGTTACGGCCGAGTCAGCAACGCGCTGAAGAACGACGGCGTCGCCGGCCTGGAGATCCGCGCCACGACCTCCCACGGCGACATCACCGCCCGCAGCCTCTGA
- a CDS encoding helix-turn-helix domain-containing protein — protein sequence MPGGRLTQQERQQIALGLADGLAYAEIARGLDRPTSTITREVMRNGGPTGYRADLAQRATQQRTHRRRQATPAERQALPQVHGRDPEAVREYEETLTTVYMTSGLPKMMARVLSCLYTTDSGSLTASELAQRLQVSPASVSKAVALLEGLELVRRVRDERRRERYVVDDDLWYQSMIRSAKDNALLVETARKGVNILGVGTPAGTRLENTARFLDFVTEALIRAAEQARAVLHSKVDADPPAERDS from the coding sequence ATGCCGGGAGGCAGACTCACCCAGCAGGAACGCCAGCAGATCGCGCTGGGACTAGCGGACGGCCTCGCCTATGCCGAGATCGCTCGCGGCCTCGATCGGCCGACCTCGACGATCACGCGTGAAGTGATGCGCAACGGCGGCCCTACCGGCTACCGCGCCGACCTGGCCCAGCGCGCTACCCAGCAGCGCACGCACCGGCGCCGTCAGGCGACACCTGCGGAGAGGCAAGCGCTTCCGCAGGTCCACGGACGCGACCCCGAGGCCGTCCGCGAGTACGAGGAGACGCTCACCACCGTCTACATGACCTCAGGCCTGCCCAAGATGATGGCCCGGGTGCTGTCCTGCCTCTACACCACCGACTCCGGCAGCCTCACCGCGTCCGAACTGGCCCAGCGTCTGCAGGTCAGCCCGGCGTCGGTCTCCAAGGCGGTCGCGCTCCTGGAGGGCCTCGAACTCGTTCGCCGGGTCCGCGACGAGCGCCGCCGCGAGCGCTACGTCGTCGACGATGACCTCTGGTACCAGTCGATGATCCGCAGCGCCAAGGACAACGCGCTACTCGTCGAAACCGCACGCAAGGGCGTCAACATTCTGGGGGTCGGCACGCCTGCCGGCACCCGTTTGGAGAACACCGCCCGCTTCCTCGACTTCGTCACCGAAGCCCTCATCCGCGCTGCCGAACAAGCCCGCGCGGTCCTCCACTCGAAGGTCGACGCAGACCCTCCCGCGGAACGCGACTCCTGA
- a CDS encoding ABC transporter permease, producing MSTLALAAHDSATMVRRQLKRLIRYPSMTVQLVITPVIILLLFVYVLGGTLGNGLDTGGGGRGAYVNYIVPGILLITAAMAATGTAVMVATDMTEGIVARFRTMRISRASVLTGHVVGSVIQQLLSMAALLGIALAIGFRPNASAVEWLAALGLLTLFAVAITWLSVALGLNASTPEAAGNAPMPLILLPFLGSGFVPTDSMPTVLRWFAEYQPFTPIMETVRGLLLGTPIGNSGAIAVAWCVGLAAVGYLWAKKTFNKA from the coding sequence ATGAGCACCCTCGCCCTCGCCGCCCACGACTCGGCCACGATGGTTCGTCGCCAGCTCAAGCGCCTGATCCGCTACCCGTCCATGACCGTGCAGCTGGTCATCACCCCGGTCATCATCCTGCTGCTGTTCGTCTACGTCCTCGGCGGAACCCTCGGCAACGGTCTGGATACCGGCGGCGGTGGGCGCGGCGCCTACGTCAACTACATTGTCCCCGGCATCCTGCTCATCACCGCGGCGATGGCCGCCACCGGCACCGCCGTCATGGTCGCCACCGACATGACCGAAGGCATCGTCGCCCGGTTCCGCACGATGCGGATCTCCCGCGCCTCGGTCCTCACCGGCCACGTCGTCGGCAGCGTGATCCAGCAGCTCCTCTCGATGGCTGCGCTCCTGGGCATCGCACTGGCGATCGGCTTCCGCCCCAACGCGTCCGCGGTCGAATGGCTCGCCGCTCTCGGGCTGCTCACCCTCTTCGCCGTCGCGATCACCTGGCTCTCGGTCGCCCTCGGGCTGAATGCCTCCACCCCGGAAGCGGCCGGCAACGCGCCCATGCCGCTGATCCTGCTGCCCTTCCTCGGCAGCGGCTTCGTCCCCACCGACTCCATGCCCACCGTCCTGCGCTGGTTCGCCGAGTACCAGCCCTTCACCCCGATCATGGAAACCGTCCGCGGCCTGCTGCTCGGCACCCCGATCGGCAACAGCGGCGCGATCGCCGTCGCCTGGTGCGTCGGACTCGCCGCGGTCGGCTACCTCTGGGCCAAGAAGACCTTCAACAAGGCCTGA
- a CDS encoding VOC family protein, translating into MTWKIELVPIPVTDVDRAKAFYVSVGFNADHDHKVHEGLRFVQLTPPGSACSIVIGDGVTELAPGTQEIQVVVPDAEAARAQLLDAGAEASEVDVQPWGNFVYFRDPDGNKWSLQAIPSRPNG; encoded by the coding sequence ATGACTTGGAAAATCGAACTCGTTCCCATTCCGGTGACCGACGTCGACCGCGCCAAGGCGTTCTACGTGAGCGTCGGGTTCAACGCCGACCATGACCACAAGGTGCACGAAGGCCTGCGGTTCGTGCAGCTGACGCCGCCCGGGTCGGCATGCTCGATCGTGATCGGCGACGGCGTCACCGAGCTGGCTCCCGGCACGCAGGAGATCCAGGTCGTGGTCCCCGACGCCGAGGCCGCGCGCGCCCAGTTGCTCGACGCCGGTGCCGAGGCGAGCGAGGTCGACGTCCAGCCCTGGGGCAACTTCGTGTACTTCCGCGATCCCGACGGCAACAAGTGGTCGCTCCAGGCGATCCCGTCCCGCCCCAACGGCTGA
- a CDS encoding ATP-binding cassette domain-containing protein, translated as MTTLAIAATGLRKSYGDKTVLDGVDLTVPEGTIFSLLGPNGAGKTTTVQILSTLTRADAGEVQVAGYDLTRQADDVRGAIGVTGQYSAVDKLLTGEENLLLMADLRHLSKRDGRQKAKQLLEQFDLVDAAAKPAGTYSGGMQRRLDLAMTLVGDPRLIFLDEPTTGLDPRSRRAMWQIVRELVHNGVTIFLTTQYLEEADQLADRIALLDRGHLIAEGTADELKRRIPGGHIQLTFADTHALDAARQLLSAGTPDPEALTLQVPSDGGVAPIRELLTRLDQQDIHVEDLSIHTPDLDDVFLTLTGQPATPTATAAQTTEALR; from the coding sequence ATGACCACCCTGGCCATCGCCGCCACCGGACTCCGCAAGTCCTACGGCGACAAGACCGTCCTGGACGGCGTCGACCTCACCGTCCCCGAAGGCACCATCTTCTCCCTGCTCGGCCCCAACGGCGCCGGCAAGACCACCACCGTCCAGATCCTCTCCACGCTCACCCGCGCCGACGCGGGTGAGGTCCAGGTCGCCGGCTACGACCTCACCCGCCAGGCCGACGACGTCCGCGGCGCGATCGGCGTCACCGGCCAGTACTCCGCCGTCGACAAGTTGCTGACCGGCGAAGAAAACCTGCTGCTGATGGCCGACCTGAGGCACCTCTCCAAGCGGGACGGGCGGCAGAAGGCCAAGCAGTTACTCGAGCAGTTCGACCTCGTCGACGCCGCGGCCAAACCCGCCGGAACCTACTCCGGCGGCATGCAGCGACGACTCGACCTGGCCATGACCCTCGTCGGGGACCCCCGCCTGATCTTCCTCGACGAACCCACCACCGGTCTCGACCCCCGCAGCCGCCGCGCGATGTGGCAGATCGTCCGGGAACTCGTCCACAACGGCGTGACGATCTTCCTCACCACCCAGTACCTCGAGGAAGCCGATCAACTCGCCGACCGCATCGCACTCCTCGACCGCGGACACCTCATCGCCGAAGGCACCGCCGACGAACTCAAGCGCCGCATCCCCGGCGGCCACATCCAGCTCACGTTCGCCGACACCCACGCCCTCGACGCAGCCCGTCAGCTCCTCAGCGCCGGCACCCCCGACCCCGAGGCCCTGACCCTCCAGGTCCCCAGTGACGGCGGCGTCGCCCCCATCCGGGAGCTCCTGACCCGCCTCGACCAGCAGGACATCCACGTCGAAGACCTGAGCATCCACACCCCCGACCTCGACGACGTCTTCCTCACCCTCACCGGCCAGCCCGCTACCCCCACCGCCACGGCGGCCCAGACCACGGAGGCCCTCCGATGA
- a CDS encoding thioesterase family protein — MVRVEVRAYELDTQGHVTTAVYLQYADHARWSLLQAAGVDLDEVRRAGLGPVTLETMVRFRRELRLGHAVDVSCEFDWPGGRTGRVHQKLHRVDDGSLVAEVDSVGGLLDLGARRLVADPGEHWLRFARRPEMLGLSGRRT; from the coding sequence ATGGTTCGGGTCGAGGTTCGGGCCTACGAGCTGGACACACAGGGGCACGTCACGACCGCGGTGTATCTCCAGTACGCCGACCACGCCCGCTGGTCGCTGCTCCAGGCGGCCGGCGTGGACCTCGACGAGGTCCGCCGCGCCGGCCTGGGGCCGGTGACGCTGGAGACGATGGTTCGGTTCCGCCGGGAGCTGCGGCTCGGGCACGCGGTCGACGTCTCGTGCGAGTTCGACTGGCCGGGCGGGCGCACCGGACGGGTGCACCAGAAGCTGCACCGGGTGGACGACGGCAGCCTGGTCGCCGAGGTCGACAGCGTGGGCGGCCTGCTGGACCTCGGTGCCCGGCGACTGGTCGCCGACCCCGGTGAGCACTGGCTCCGGTTCGCGCGCCGCCCGGAGATGCTCGGACTGTCCGGGAGGCGGACCTAA